From the Bacteroidia bacterium genome, the window GGGCATACAATGGAGTCAGTTTGTTATTTACTGAATAATAACATTGGACAGCCTATTGCAATTTTCACAGGTGATACTTTGTTTGTTGGAGACGTTGGCCGCCCTGATTTGATGAGTGGTAATAAGAATGCTGTTGAGTTGTCAGAGTATTTATATCACTCTATTAACGATATTATTAAAACATTGCCCGATGAACTTGTGATTTATCCCGGGCATGGTGCCGGTTCATTCTGTGGTAAAAATCCGGGCAAAGAAAGGTTTTCTACTATTGGCGAGCAGAAGAAGAGAAATTATGCACTAAAGGATGTTTCACTCGAGAAATTTACTCAAGAAATAACAACCGGTCTGAATGTGCCACCGGAATATTTTTTTAAGGTTATGAGCATTAATATTATGGGTTGCCGACCTATGAAAGAAGTGTTTCGTAACAATTTGAATTTTCTATCACCTGTAAATTTCAAAGCAGAAACACAACGTGCTATAATTGTGGATACAAGAAATGAGTTAGAGTTTTCGAAAACTTTTATTCGAGGTTCTGTAAACATTGGCCTTGATGGCTCGTTTGCAACATGGGCAGGTATTTTACTCGATCCTGACTATCCGGTTTTATTGGTCTGTGACAATGGTAAAGAAAGAGAAGCTATCGGGGCATTAGCGCAGATAGGAATAGAAAATGTGAGAGGTATTTTGCATGGAGGAATAAATGCATGGAAAGATGCAGGAGAACCGGTGGACAGCATTGATAATATTGATGCAGAAGATTTTTATTTTTTGTTTGAAAATGAAGGTTATATTCTGGTAGATTTAAGAAGTCATCAGAATTTTAATGCGCAACATATAAAAAGAAGTCTGAGTATTCCATTAGATGAATTACCACACCGTTTGAATGAGTTTAGTCCGGACGCTAAATATTTGTTGGTGTGTAAGGGTGGGTACCATAGTATGATAGCAGCATCAATTCTCAAACGTAATGGGATAAATCAGGTAATAAATATTTCAGGAGGGTTTGATGCTGTAAGTGCATTTCAACCACAATATGTAGAGTCGGTATAGGATGAACAGCAGTTTGTTAGCAATATAATCAGTGTTTGATACAGAAACCGACCTTTATTTTCATGAATTTAAAATTATGACAAAAGTCGCTTAATAGATTGCTTAAAGTCATTTTTAGAGTTTTATTAAAGAGATATTTTTACATCGTTAATTAAAAGGAAAGCAATAAAATTCCGGTTTGGAAATACCCTTCCGGGTTGAAATAAAAGATTTGATTTAGTGTTAGGGTTGCAAAACCGGTATGCTTCGGCTACCGGTTTTTGCTTAATAGGTGTATCGAAAAAAGCAAAAGAATGAAAAAGATTGTTGTTACTACTGATTTTTCGGAATGTTCCGAAAATGCTTTGATTTATTCTTTGTCGCTGTGCAAAGAGTTGAATGCATCATTGTATTTGCTTCATGTTTTTCATATACCGGTGCCTGCGACAGACATGCCTTATATTTCTGTTTCTTCTGAAGAGGAAGAAAAGAATATTGAATTACGATTGGAAGAATTAATTACCCGTGTAAAATATAAAACAGGTTATGAGGGGGTTATTCACACTATAACTGATTTTAATTTTACTGTTGATGGTATTCTGAGTGTTGTTCGTGATACAAATCCGGATTTGTTGGTGATGGGACAGCGGGGTAACACAACATTGGCAGACAGACTGTTTGGAAGTACGGCAACAGCAATTATTAATCTTGCAACTTGCCCTTTATTGCTTATTCCCGAAAAATGTCAGTTCAATAGAATAAAGAAGATTGCAATCGCCTGCGATAAAAAAACAATTGACAATATAAATAAAGTTCACCATGTTATTGAAATGAATACTGCAATGAAACCGGAAGTGCTTCTGTTTAATGTTGTGCAGAACGAAGGGGAGGAAAACAGATTTAATAGAGAGGATTTTTCTGAACTGATCGGAAAGGGTGTAAAATTATTTTTCCCTATACACCATGACATACATGAGGGTATTTTGCAATTTGTAAATGATATTGATGCTGATTGGTTGTGTATGTTTCCACATCGTCATAATATTTTTGAGCAGTGGTTTACCAGACTTAATTCAGGCAACATTTCTCAACAAGTTAAAATACCATTATTGTTAGTTAACGAATTGGTGCAGTAAAGACATTGCAAAAGGGCATATATAAGAACGATTATTTTAAACACAATAGAGAGACGTTTACGATCCAATTTAAAACATGAAGCACAGGTTGACTATTCAGGCAGAAGATACTATTTTGGATTTTCAAAAAAAATTTAACAGAATTTACCCGTTTCTTAAAATTGAATTTTTTGAAAAGGCACATATAGATAAACAAGGGAGTCATAAAAAGGAAATGATTGCATCAAACATGTTGTTTCGCGGGTTGATTGGACGAGGAAAAACACATACAATAAACTTCAATGACGATTTTAGTATTAACGATTTTGAGATGTTATTGAAAAACCAGTGCCGGTTGTATGCACAAGTATTTCGTAAATCAGGAAAGATTTGGCTTGAAACAACAGCAACAGATTATTGGACATTGGAGCAACAAAACGAAGAGGGTAAAAGCCTGGCCAAGCACTTTAAAATTGATTCGGAAAATATAAATGACATTGACCCTTATTAATTAGGGCAAAACAATTTGCTTTCTCTGTATCTGTAGAATTATTGGAGACGGACAATAGTTCAATAACAAATGAAATTAAGACAATATGCCTTATATAAAATTAAGTGTTTGACTATTCTTTAGCTATTATAAGCCCATTTAAGATAAACGGCACCCCATGTAAAACCACCGCCAAAAGCAGCAAGAATCAGATTATCGCCTTTGTGTAATTGCTTTTCCCATTCCCATAAACAGAGGGGTAATGTGCCATTGGTAGTATTACCATATTTCTGAATGTTAAGCATTA encodes:
- a CDS encoding MBL fold metallo-hydrolase — encoded protein: MQIKQFYNQGHSQFSYIISSGKEAVVVDPVRDVEHYLQFLTDKQLTLKYIFETHIHADFVSGHLELADKTGATIVYGPQVRVAYPSYSARHNESFNLEGCSIKVLHTPGHTMESVCYLLNNNIGQPIAIFTGDTLFVGDVGRPDLMSGNKNAVELSEYLYHSINDIIKTLPDELVIYPGHGAGSFCGKNPGKERFSTIGEQKKRNYALKDVSLEKFTQEITTGLNVPPEYFFKVMSINIMGCRPMKEVFRNNLNFLSPVNFKAETQRAIIVDTRNELEFSKTFIRGSVNIGLDGSFATWAGILLDPDYPVLLVCDNGKEREAIGALAQIGIENVRGILHGGINAWKDAGEPVDSIDNIDAEDFYFLFENEGYILVDLRSHQNFNAQHIKRSLSIPLDELPHRLNEFSPDAKYLLVCKGGYHSMIAASILKRNGINQVINISGGFDAVSAFQPQYVESV
- a CDS encoding universal stress protein: MKKIVVTTDFSECSENALIYSLSLCKELNASLYLLHVFHIPVPATDMPYISVSSEEEEKNIELRLEELITRVKYKTGYEGVIHTITDFNFTVDGILSVVRDTNPDLLVMGQRGNTTLADRLFGSTATAIINLATCPLLLIPEKCQFNRIKKIAIACDKKTIDNINKVHHVIEMNTAMKPEVLLFNVVQNEGEENRFNREDFSELIGKGVKLFFPIHHDIHEGILQFVNDIDADWLCMFPHRHNIFEQWFTRLNSGNISQQVKIPLLLVNELVQ